The Synechococcus sp. WH 8101 sequence GAGCGCAATGGCCTCAGCTGGCGGCTGGTGGACACCGCCGGGATTCGCCGGCGCCGCAGTGTCAATTACGGCCCGGAGTTTTTCGGCATCAACCGCAGCTTCAAGGCGATCGAACGCAGCGATGTGTGCGTACTGGTGATTGATGCGTTGGATGGCGTCACCGAGCAGGATCAGCGCCTTGCCGGTCGGATCGAGGAGGAGGGACGCGCCTGTGTGGTGGTGGTGAACAAATGGGATGCGGTGGAGAAAGACAGCCACACCATGCCGGCGATGGAGAAGGAGCTGCGCGCCAAGCTCTACTTCCTCGACTGGGCGCCGATGCTGTTCACCTCGGCACTCACCGGTCAGAGGGTTGACAGCATTTTTGCGCTGGCAGCCCTGGCGGTGGAGCAGCACCGCCGCAGGGTCAGCACCTCGGTGGTCAACGAGGTGCTCAAGGAAGCCCTCAGCTGGCGTAGCCCCCCCACCACCCGCGGCGGCCGGCAGGGGCGGGTGTATTACGGCACCCAGGTGGCCGTCCGGCCTCCGAGCTTCACCCTGTTCGTGAATGAGCCCAAGTTGTTCGGCGACACCTATCGGCGCTACGTGGAACGACAGATCCGTGAGGGTTTGGGTTTTGACGGCACGCCATTGAAACTCTTCTGGCGAGGCAAGCAGCAACGGGATGCTGAGCGCGATCTGGCCCGCCAGCAGCAACGTCAGGGCTGACGGATGGACTGGCTGCGGCAAATTCCGATCGGGCAGTACGTGGACGGCAGCAGCAGCTGGCTACGGCGGCTTGATCCGCGTCTGAAGCTGGCTTGGGTGCTGCTGTTTCTGCTCACCCCCGTGCTGGCTGGTCCGCTCTGGCGCCTGGGCCTGCTGGGCCTCTTGCTCTTGCTCACGCTGTTCAGTGGGCTACCGCCGCGGTTGTGGTGGCGCTCTCTTTTGCTCTTGAGCCTGCTCGGTGTGGGCGTTGGACTCCTGGCCGCCCTGCTGCCCACCGGTGATCCAGCCGCGACCCTGCCGTTGCGCTCTCCGCAGGAACTCCCCGATCTGACGATCCCTCCATCAGGCTGGGAGCTGTTGCGCCTCGGCCCCCTGAAACTCGGGCCGTTCACGCTCGGGCCCTTCGTGGTGGATCGGCGCTCGGCTGAGCTCGGACTCAGCAGCGCCACGCTGATTGTCACGGTGGTGCACAGCGTCAATCTGATGCTGCTCACCACGCCCAGTGAGGAGCTGGTATGGGCCCTGAGCTGGTTGATGGCACCGCTGGCCGTGCTGGGCCTGCCCGTGGATCGCCTCAGCTTCCAGCTGTTGCTGGCGCTTCGATTCCTGCCGCTGGTGCAGGAAGAGTTGCAGAACCTGTTGCGGGCACTCGCCAGTCGGGCGGTCAATCTGAAAAGCCTCGGATTCAAAGCGTCCTTCGGCCTGGTGCTCGCCGTGGCTGAGCGCCTTCTCGCCAACATCCTGCTGCGCGCCGAGCAGGGCGCGGATGCCCTGCTGGTGCGGGGTGGGCGCTGGTGCCCTGCCGCCGCGTTCCGCCCGGCCGCGGCGGTGGCTTGGCGCGACCATCTGCGCAATGGTGCAGGGGTGGGGCTGCTGCTGCTGTTGCTCGGGCTGCGCGGGAAGTACGGTGCCCTGTGATCTGCATGACTGCCACCGTGGGTGCCGAGCGCTATCTCAATCACCCCACGTTTGGCATGCTCTATCGCGTGGCGCCGGCGGGCGAAGGCCGCGACATCTACGCCACGCTCTACGCGCAACGGATGTTTTTCCTGGTGACGCTGCAACCGCGGGGCGCTCAATTTGAGGTGATTCCCTATCAGGATGCTCGTCATCATGCTGAGCTCAACCTGGCCCGCAGTCGCCGGGATGGCTCCCCGGAGCAGGAGCGCTGGAAGCAGCTGTTCGACCAGACTTTTATCTGAGACCTTGATTAGGTCGGTCTGTTCTTCTGGAACAGGTGCCGACCCAGGAGCCTGTCCATGGACGCACATGATCTTTCCCGGCGCTGGCAGAGCTTGATGGCAGCCCTGCCACCGTCGGCCCGGTTGTTGGCGGTGAGCAAAGGGCATCCAGCGGTGGCGATTCGTGACCTTGCTGCCCTCGGTCAGGAGGCCTTCGGGGAGAGTCGTGTCCAGGAGGCGTTGCGGAAACAGGAGGAACTTGCGGATCTGACCCAGCTGCAGTGGCATTTCATCGGTCGCCTGCAGGCGAACAAGGTGCGCCAGGTGCTGCGCGCTTTTGGCACGATTCATTCCCTTGACAGCCTTGCCCTGTGTGAACGGGTCTCGCGCATTGCTGGAGAAGAACGGTGCCAGCCGCGGGTGATGCTGCAGGTGAAGCTCCGTCCGGACCCGAACAAGGGAGGCTGGGATCCCAAGGACCTGCGCCAGGTCTGGCCGGATTTGCAACGGTTGCCCCATTGCTCCATCGTTGGCCTGATGACCATCGCCCCCCTGGGGCTGGCGCCTGAGGAGCGCTTGGCCCTGTTTCGCGACTGTCGTCAGCTCGCGGATGACTTGGACCTCAGCGAGTGCTCCATGGGGATGAGTGGCGATTGGGCTGAGGCGGTGCATGCCGGTGCCACCTGGGTACGACTCGGGTCTGCGTTGTTCGGAGAGCGTTCGATACAGCAATCGGTGGCTTGACGCTTGCTCTCATTCCGTCGGAGCGCTATCTAGGGTCAAGGTTTTTCAAACGTCCGGTGTCGCTCATTTCCCGCCTTCGCGCCGTTGTTGCCGGTGATGATTATCTCGATGGCGAATATGACGATCTCGATTACGACACCGGCGAGGAGCTGGAGACTGACGGCGGGGCCAGCCATGCCTCCGGTGGCGCTCTCGCCCCTCTCGGCTCCGCCAATCCTTTCGCCAGTGATGAGGCCTTTGCCAGCAGCTCCAATGTGATCGGCATGCCTGGAATCAGCACGGCGGCCACCGAAGTGATGCTGATGGAGCCCCGCAGTTTTGACGAAATGCCTCGGGCGATTCAGGCCCTGCGTGAACGCAAAACCATCATCCTCAATCTCACGATGATGGAACCCGATCAGGCGCAGCGTGCTGTTGATTTCGTGGCGGGTGGCACCTTCGCCATTGATGGTCATCAGGAACGCGTGGGTGAAAGCATTTTTCTCTTCGCCCCCAGCTGCGTCACCGTGACCAACGCCCATCAAGACGAAGCCTCCTCACCCACCGTGGTGACGAAAGATGTGGAGCAGGCTTCCGCTGAGGCCAGTGTCGCCCCCGCTCCCGCCTGGGGCGGTGCCGCGGCTCTCTGAGTCGGCGGGTTGCTCGGGTGTCACACACGCTTGGGGTGATTGGCCTGGGTCGGATGGCCCAGGCTCTGCTTTGGCCACTGCTGGACGAAGGTGTTGTGTCCGCCACGGACGTGATGGCCGTGGTGGGCCATGCCGCTTCAGCCCAACGGTTGCAGGCGGCCGGTCCAGCTGGGTTGACTCTCTTGCCTGCGACGGATCCGGCAGCCTCAGCCGTCTGGGGATCTGCGATTCAGCTCTTGGCGATCAAACCGCAGCAGCTTGATGCCGTAGCCGCCACCGTTCCGGCGGTTGCGCCAGAAGCCCAGCCCCTGCTGATTTCTGTGCTCGCGGGAGTGAGCCTGGAGCGCTTGCAGAAGGCGTTCCCCGGGCGCCGATGTGTGCGTGCCGTTCCCAACACCCCTTGTTTGGTGCGGGCTGGTCTCACCGGTCTGGCCTGGGGGCAGGGCGTAACGGCCGCCGATCGTGAGCGGGTCAAGGCGTTCTTCTCGCCGGTGAGCGAAGTGCTTGAGCTGGCAGAGGATCGGTTGGATGCCTTTCTGGCCCTCACCTCATCGGGTCCGGCCTACGTGGCGCTGGTGGCCGAGGCGATGGCCGATGGGGCGGTGGCGGCCGGTCTGCCGAGGGATCTCTCCCACCACCTCGCCCATCGCACTCTGGCGGGAACCGCAGCGCTCCTGCAGGAGCAGGAGCTCCACCCCGGCCAGCTCAAAGACATGGTCGCCTCCCCTGGTGGTACGACGATGGCGGCCCTGCGCCGGCTGGAGCAGGCGGGGGTGCGTTCAGCCCTGATCGAGGCGGTGGTGGCGGCCGCTGAACATGGACGCCAATTGCGCTGAAGCGGCTCCCGATTTCAGGCCGCCGTGCGGCTGGTGGTGCTCAGTAGGTCGGCGTAGAGGGATTCAATCGCATCGATATTGCGGCTCAGCGTGTAGCGCTCCAGCACGCGCTGGCGGGCACGTTGTCCGAGTTCGGCCGTGAGCACCGGTTGATCGCGCAACACCGGCAGCAGGGTGCGCAGCTGGGTGGTGACCCCCTGGGTGCTGAGCACGATGCCAGCCCCGTCGGCGAGCACCTCGCCATCGGCCCCCGCGTCGGTGGCCACACAGGCACAGCCGCTAGCCATCGCTTCCAGCAGGGCCAGCGACAGCCCCTCCACCAGGCTGGGCAGCACAAACACCTCGGCGCATTGCATCAGGGCCACGCGGGTGGCCAGATTCGATTCGTAGCCCCACCAGCTCACGGAGCTTTGGCCATGGGCGTTCTGCAGGGTGGCCCGCAGGGGACCATCCCCCACGATCACCAGCCGGCATCCCTTCGGGCTCACCAGGCGCCACGCCTTCAGCAGCGCCTCCACATTCTTCTCGGTGGCGATCCGTCCCATGTAGAGGAAGATCCGCTCGGAGCCAAGACGTTCACGCACCGCCTGCTGCGCTGACGATTTCGGCTCGCTGTCTGTGGACGGGGACCAGCAGAGCGGATCGACACCGTTGGGGATCACCGCCAAGCGGCTGTCACGCACCCCGAGGCGGGCGAGCACCTCCGCCTGGAGCTCGGAGAACACAATCACCCGGTCGTAACGGGCCAGGGCCGGCGCATAGAGCTGATAGGTGAGCTGCTGGGTGCCGGCGGTGAGATTGCGCAGGCCGGCGTCGAAGGGAGGGTGGAAGGTAGCCACCAGGGGGACGCCCAGTTGCTGGCAGAGGTCGGGAAGCCGGAAGTCGAGGGGCGAGAGGGTGAGGCTGGCGTGCACCAGATCGGGCTTGAGGCGCTCCAGTGATTCCCTCAGCTCCCTTTGGGCACCGGGAGATGGAATCGTGTAAACCTGCGACTTCACCAGGTAAGGCAGGCTCACATCCGGATCGTTGGCCAGCAGTGATGTGGTGCCGCTGCCGGGAACGCCGGGATTATCGAAATGAATGAAGCTGGTCTGGTGACCCCGTGCTCTCAGGGCCTCGGTCGTGCTCAGCCCGTAGGTGACGTTGCCGCAGAACGGTGTTTTTTTGCCCAGCCAGGCGATATGCGCCACCTGCCGCTTCCCTTCTGCTGAACCAGAAAGTTAGCAGCGTTGCCAGGGGCGTTCGATCAGAGCAGCGATCAGGGCCAGGAGCGCCAGCAGCCCCAGCACAGGCGACAGGCCGATGCTGCTCACCAGGGTGCCTGCCAGCACCAGGGGAAGGCTCAGGGCGATGTTGATCAGGTTGTTCTGCAGACCGAACACGCGCCCCCGCTGCTGTTCCGGGGTGTCTTCCTGGATGGTCGTCTGCGCCGGAATCGCCACCAGGGCGGCACCGATGCCGAGGATGCCGCAAAGGGTGAGGGTGGCGGCCAGCGAACCCTTGAACTGGCTGAGCAGCAGCAGGGTCCAGGTGATCGTGCCGAGGCCGGTGGCCGTGAGGCGGCGGCGGCTGAAATGGTGACCCAGCTGCGCCACCACTACGGCACCCACCGCCATCCCCAGGCCGCTCATCGCCAGCAGGGTGCCGAAGCCCGAGGGGCCTAGGCTGCTGATCAGGGCCGCCAGCTGTAGGGCGAGCACATACAGGGCCGCCAGCAGGCTGTAAAGCAGCCCAAGATGCACCATGGCACTGCGCACCGTGGGGAAGCGTTGCAGCACCTGCAGCCCTTCCATGATTTCGTGCCACACGGAGCGACCGGAGAGGTTGCGGGGTGGTTCGGCGCGATCAATCGCCAGCAGGCACAACGCGGCCATGCCGTAGCAGAAGGGCAGCAGAACGAATTCGCCGCCTTCCAGGCCGATCCGTTCGGAGAGATGGTTCAGCCCACGCAGGATCGGTTCGCCCAGGGCGAAGCCCACGATCGTGGCCCCCATGCTCGTGGTCTGATACAGGGAATTGGCGGCGAGCAGGTGCTCCCCAGGCACCAGCCAGGTGATGGCGGCCTGTTCAGCCGGGGCGAAGAACTGGGTGAGGATCGATTCCAGGAAGGTCATCAGCACCAGACCCCAATACCCCCAGGGCAAACCAAGGATCAGGGGGCCTGGGATCAGAAAGAGAGGGGTGAACAACACCAGCAGGGCCCGCAGCCCGTTGGAGGCCACCATCACCCGGCGCTTGGGCCAGCGGTCCACCCATACGCCGGCCACACTGCCCAGCACCATGGCCGGAATGGTGTTGGCCACGAAAATGCCGGTGGCCAGGAGGGTGATCACCTGGGTGCGGGTGCTGATGTCGAAGCCGATATCCGAGGCCACCTCCGCCAGAACGCCGTTCTGCTCAGAGCTGAGCAGCAAGTGCTGATCGATGAGAAACACCATCAGCACGATGTAGAACTTGTCGGCCAGCTGGGAGAAGATCTGGCCGATCCAGAGCTTGCGAAAGTCCACGAGGCGGAGCACCGCCTGCAGGCCTCGCCCGCCCTCAGGGTTTTCACTGGTCGGCAGGGCCGGCTCCGGAGTGTTCAGGGATGGACCGCTCAAGATGCCTTGGGTGACCGCGTCATGATCGCCCAGCCTCACGCACCATGGCGAGCGCGCGGACGGGCCGGGGGAGATGGCTGCGGATCCAGCACTCCACCACGGTGAGGAGGCGTAGCCACACGTCGGGAGGCCCCATCAGGGCGCCATCCCGCCGGCGGGGCAGTTCGGCCCTTGGCAGCCGTTGCAGCAGGGCCAGTTCGGAGGGATTGAGTTGAATCGCAGCCCCCGGTTGCGACCCGATGGCGAAGCCTTCGTCTGCGAGCAGACTGCAGCGCCATTCCCACTGGCCAATCGGCGGCAGCAGGGGGGCTCCGCTGCGGCAGCAGCTCTGCAAAGGAAGTCCATAGCCGCCAAGGGCGAGCAGGTGCACGGCAGCCTGCACCGTGGTGGCCAGGGCGAGGCCGGGTTCCGGTGTGGGAGTCCGGCTGCAGGTTTCCAGCCGCTCCAGATGCATCAGCACCGTGTCGAGCAGGCCGGGAATCGGGTCATCCCCAGCCACCAGGGCGATGCAGAGCTCGGCCAGGGCCTGAGCCCCGGCCAGGGTGTCGAGCCGTTGGCCGACGGCATTGAAGCTGTGCTGCACCCGCAGTTGCCGGAGGCGCGGAAGACCGCGACGGCCCACCACCTGGAGTTCCAGCAGGGTGAGGGGAACGGCGGCGGCCAGGCTGCTGCGGGGCCGGCGTGCGCCGGGTACGGCCAGCCGGATCACGCCTGTCTCAGCGCTCAGCACCGTGAGCAAGCGGTCGTGCTCCCCGAGGGGGCCTGCCTTGAGGGCGAGAGCCTCGAGGCGCCGGTCAGTCCCCACGGGCGTCGTTCGCCTGGGGGCGGCGCAGTTCCTGCAGCAGCGAGGGACCGCGGCTGGTACCGATGGCCGTGGCACCGGCTTCCACCAGGGCGATGCAGTGGTCGAGCCGATGCACGCCCCCCACGGCTTTGATGCCGCAGCGGCCCCGGCAGAGCATGCGCAGCCGGATGATCTGCTCCGGGGTGGCGGGTCCGCCGAAGCCATGGCCGCTCTGTATGGCGGCAGCACCGGCATCGATCGAAGCCTCCACGGCCAGTTGCAGAGATTCCCCTTCGCAGCGGGTCAGGTCGAGGATCACAGTCAGTGGCAGGCCGATGCCAGCCAGAGCGGCCAGTTCTTCGGCGAAACAGTTGGTGTCTCCGGCGGCGAGAGCGGCCAGATCCGGTGCCACATCGAGGGCCTCGGCCCCATGCTCTGCTGCCCATTCCGCCTCCGCCTGTTTCAGGCTGCTCGGCAGGGCCCCGAACGGGAAAGCGATTGAGGCGATCAGGCGTGTGGCACCAGGCGGCCCCAGCCGTTGCCGCACGATCGGCAGGTGGCGAAGGCTCGTGCAGAGCCCGCCCAGGCCGAGCTGGCGGGCGGCATCACACCCCTCCAGGAGCTGATCCGGCATCAGGTGGGGATCGAGCAGGGCCTGGTGGATCAGGGGGGGCAGCTCCGGTAGCTCTCGCTGTCGTCCGGACGCTTGGGACATCAAGGCAATGGTGGTGTTCAGTTCCGAGCCTGAATCACGCCGTAACCGCCATGGTTCCGGCGGTAGATCACCTGCAGGTCGCCCGTGCTGGCATCACGAAACAGGTAAAAGTCGTGATCGATCACGTCCAGTTGGTGCCGCGCCTCCTCCAGGCTCATCGGCGGCATGGCGAAATACTTGCGGCGCACGCCTGGATCAGGCAGCTGTACCTCCTTGCCATCGAGCAGAGACCCATCGATCGGAGCCGCGTCCGCGATCGCATCGGTCGGCGGTGTCTCGCTGGCCCGATGACCGTTGCTGTGGTGATGATCGCTGTGGCGTTCCTTGAAGCGACGCAGCTGGCGGCTGAGCTTGCTCGCCACCAGATCAATGCTGGCGTAAAGGTTTTCACTGCGCTCCTGGGCCCGGATCACCGTGCCATTCGCGAACACGGTGACTTCGGCGGTCTGTTGCGGCACCCGCGGGTTCCGGGCCACCGAGAGATGCACATCCGCTTCCTTCACCATGTCGTTGTAGTGCTGCACCGCCCGCTCGAGTTTTGACTGGGTGTAGTCGCGCAGAGCAGGGGTCAGTTCAAGATTGCGACCATGGATCAGCAGCTTCATGGCATCCCTCCGGTGCCGGTTGATATCCGCAAGCTAGAGACGCCATCCCCGTCAGCCCAGAGGGCTGCGGCATTTCTTTTTGAGCCCTCTTCGCCGGTGGCCTTTCCCGAGGCCTGGGGCTGGCAACGCCGCTGGCAGGAGCGGCTGCTGGCGGAGCAGGGTGCTGCTGCCCCGGAGGCGGTGTGGTTGCTGCAGCATCCCCCTTGCTACACCCTTGGCCGCGGTGCCAGTGAGGAGCATCTGCGTTTTGATCCCTCCACCCCTCCGGCGCCTCTGCATCGGATTGATCGGGGCGGTGAGGTGACCCATCACGCCCCGGGGCAGCTGGTGGCTTATCCGGTGCTCGACCTGCGCCGGCATCAGCCCGACCTGCACTGGTATCTGCGTCAGCTGGAGCAGGTGGTGCTCGATGTGTTGCTGGCGCTGGAGCTGCGGGGGGAGCGCATCAATGGCCTGACCGGCATCTGGCTCGAGGGGCGCAAGCTGGCGGCGATTGGCGTGGGCTGCCGTCGCTGGGTCACCCAGCACGGCCTGGCGCTCAACGTGAGTTGCGATCTGCGTGGCTTCGAGGCCGTTGTGCCCTGTGGCCTCGTGGGCCGGGCGGTGGGGAGCCTGAATGCATGGATCCCGGGCCTGACGGTGGCGCAGGTGCAGCCGCTGTTGCGTCAGGCCCTGGCAGAACGCTTCCACCTGCGCTGGCTTGCCGGCGAGGCCATTGCCGAACCGGAGCTGGGGTGATAGCCCTGGGCGACCCTGTTCCACCGTCGTGACATCGTCTGCTGCTCAAGCCACCTGGACGCCCACCGCTCAAGAGCGCAGCGCCCTGGCCCGTCAGGAGCATGTGCAGGCCCTGGGGCGGGTTGATCAGATCTGGCCCTGGCTGAAGCGGCATCACGGTGAAGTGATGGCGGTGGAAGCTCCTCATGCCACCCACGCGGAGCGGTTCAGTTACCGGGAGCTGGCGGATCGGATCGAGCGGGCCGCCGCAGCCTTTGTCGCCCTCGGTCTCCGCAGCGGGGATGTGGTGGGGCTGTTCGCGGAGAACAGTCCTCGCTGGTTGGTGGCGGATCAGGGTTTGATGCGTGCCGGTGCCGTGGATGCGGTGCGTGGCGCGGCCGCTCCCGTGGAGGAGCTGCGCTACATCCTTGACGATTGCGGCGCTGTGGCCCTGGTGGTGCAGAACGCTGAGATCTGGCACCGACTCGATTTGCCGCCGCAGCTGCGTGCCCGCTTGCGTTTCGTGCTGCAGCTGGAGGGAGAAGCCCCTGAGGGTGTGCTCGATTTCGAGGCTTTTCTCGCCCACGCCGACGTTCAGGTGCCACCTGATCCTGATCAGGGGCGCGGGCGGGAGTCGGCGGCTATCACCACGGCCACGATCCTTTACACGAGCGGTACTACCGGCCAGCCCAAGGGCGTGCCCCTGAGCCACGGCAATCTGTTGCACCAAATGCGCAGTCTCGCTTGCGTCGCCCGCCCGGAGCCCGGCACACCGGTGCTGAGCGTGCTGCCGATCTGGCATGCCTATGAACGCAGCGCTGAGTATTACTTCTTTTCCTGCGCCTGCTCGCAGAGCTACACCACGATCAAGCAGCTGAAGCGGGATCTGCCCCGGGTGAAACCGGTGGTGATGGTGACGGTGCCGCGCTTGTGGGAAGCGGTGCAGGCCGGTTTTGAGGATGTGCTGAAAACCTTCCCCGCGTCTCGCCAGCGTCTGTTGCGGGCGGCGCTCGCCAACAGCAGTGCCTATGGCCTGGCTCGCCGGCGCAGCCGCAATCTGATGCTCGAGCCGGTGCGTCGACGCGACCGGCTCGCGGCCCGGGCCGAAGCGCTGCGGCGCTGGCCCGCCCATGCACTCGCCTCGCGTCTGATCTGGCCGAAGCTGCGGCTCCAGCTCAGTGGCGGCCAGCTGCGTTATCCGATCAATGGCGGTGGGGCGATCGCCCCCCATGTGGATGCCTTTTTTGAAGCCGTTGGCATCGAACTGCTGGTGGGCTACGGCCTCACGGAAACCAGTCCGGTGGTGAGCTGCCGCCGGCCCTGGCGGAATATCCGCGGCAGTTCCGGTCTGCCGATGCCCGACACGGAATTCCGGATCGTCGATCCCGACACCCGCACTCCTCTGGGATTTCGCCAGCGGGGGGTGGTGTTGGTGCGCGGGCCTCAGGTGATGGCTGGGTATCTCGGCAAGCCAGAGGCGACGGCCAAGGTGCTTGATGCTGATGGCTGGTTTGACACCGGCGATCTGGGCATGTTGCTGCCGGATGGTTCCGTGGTGCTCACCGGCCGCGCCAAAGACACCATCGTGCTCAGCAGTGGCGAAAACATTGAACCAGGCCCCCTGGAGGAGGCCCTGGTGGCCAGTGATCTGATCGAGCAGGTGATGCTCGTGGTGCAGGACGAGCGCCAGCTCGGTGCCCTGGTGGTGCCGCGTGCGGCAGCGATGCGGGCCTGGGCGGCGGATCAGGGGCTGCAGCTTGCGGAGGATCTGGGCGGCAGCCCCGGGGATGACAACCTGCTGCGCCTGTTGCGCGGTGAATTGAACCGCCTGCTCAGCCAGCGCCCCGGATCAAGGGCTGATGAGCGCTTGGCGGGGATCGCCCTGGTGGAACCGTTTTCGATTGAGAACGGTCTGCTCACCCAGACGCTCAAACAGCGTCGCGATCG is a genomic window containing:
- a CDS encoding AMP-binding protein, whose protein sequence is MTSSAAQATWTPTAQERSALARQEHVQALGRVDQIWPWLKRHHGEVMAVEAPHATHAERFSYRELADRIERAAAAFVALGLRSGDVVGLFAENSPRWLVADQGLMRAGAVDAVRGAAAPVEELRYILDDCGAVALVVQNAEIWHRLDLPPQLRARLRFVLQLEGEAPEGVLDFEAFLAHADVQVPPDPDQGRGRESAAITTATILYTSGTTGQPKGVPLSHGNLLHQMRSLACVARPEPGTPVLSVLPIWHAYERSAEYYFFSCACSQSYTTIKQLKRDLPRVKPVVMVTVPRLWEAVQAGFEDVLKTFPASRQRLLRAALANSSAYGLARRRSRNLMLEPVRRRDRLAARAEALRRWPAHALASRLIWPKLRLQLSGGQLRYPINGGGAIAPHVDAFFEAVGIELLVGYGLTETSPVVSCRRPWRNIRGSSGLPMPDTEFRIVDPDTRTPLGFRQRGVVLVRGPQVMAGYLGKPEATAKVLDADGWFDTGDLGMLLPDGSVVLTGRAKDTIVLSSGENIEPGPLEEALVASDLIEQVMLVVQDERQLGALVVPRAAAMRAWAADQGLQLAEDLGGSPGDDNLLRLLRGELNRLLSQRPGSRADERLAGIALVEPFSIENGLLTQTLKQRRDRIGQRDAAAIRSIYSR